One window from the genome of Musa acuminata AAA Group cultivar baxijiao chromosome BXJ1-4, Cavendish_Baxijiao_AAA, whole genome shotgun sequence encodes:
- the LOC135672103 gene encoding glutaredoxin-C1-like → MEKVMKLASQRAVVIFSVSSCCMCYSVKSLFHELGVNAAIHELDEEPRGVEMEKALVRLLGHRLVVPAIFIGGRLVGSIDRIMSLHLSGKLMPLLRDAGGLWL, encoded by the coding sequence ATGGAGAAGGTGATGAAGTTAGCCTCGCAACGGGCGGTGGTCATCTTCAGCGTCAGCTCATGCTGCATGTGCTACAGCGTGAAGAGCCTGTTCCATGAGCTCGGGGTCAATGCCGCCATCCACGAGCTGGACGAGGAGCCGAGGGGGGTGGAGATGGAGAAGGCACTCGTCAGGCTATTGGGCCACAGGCTGGTGGTGCCGGCCATATTCATCGGCGGTAGGCTTGTGGGTTCCATAGATAGGATCATGTCACTCCACCTCAGTGGTAAGCTGATGCCGCTTCTTCGGGATGCAGGTGGTCTGTGGCTCTAA